The Betta splendens chromosome 7, fBetSpl5.4, whole genome shotgun sequence genome includes a window with the following:
- the LOC114858398 gene encoding glutamate receptor-interacting protein 2-like isoform X9 encodes MLCGLRRDTKSSVDEYRGVTTVDLMKREGSSLGLTISGGSDKDGRPRVSNLRPGGLAARSDQLNVGDYIKSVNGINLSKLRHDEIISLLKNIGERVVLEVEYELPPYVQSPSGVITKTMEVCLHKEGNSFGFVIRGGFHEDWHRSRPLVVTQVRPGGPADREGTLKAGDRVLSIDGAPLNREKHADALTMLMQSGQEALFLIEYDVCVMEAVQQASGPLLVEIIKSSSAGLGISLTTAVYRSKQVIIIDKIKAASVGDRCGALHVGDIILSIDGTGAELCSLMEATQLLAGAGDSVKLEILPASQSRLPVRPHDAVKVQKSNHHHWDQSSSGFCPPPHGSHCKTWSSPSRPHHQQDHCKPLVSGGFSPSSTATSGFSSQGSSTLPCPAQPLAPTSPRGSTGRRRTGKKDHKSSLSLASSSVGPGGQVFHVETSEILLRGDPLTGFGIQLQGGVFATETLSAPPVIRFIEPDSPAERCGLLQVGDRLLSINGIPTEDGTLEEAHQLLRDSALANKVTLEIEFDVAESVVPSSGTFHVKLPKRRDVELGITISASKKPGKPLIISDIRKGSIAHRTGTLEPGDRLLAIDSVRLENCTMEDAMHVLQQAEDMVRLRIQKDEDNIDELEMSGSIIYTVELKRFNGPLGITISGTEEPFDPIVISGLTKKGLAERTGAIHVGDRVLAINGVSLKGKPLSEAIHLLQVAGEAVTLKIKKKAERCEARPPQDREAVFLSDTEDELSDSQRTGRPSEAYGATVPSIDSALSSWDGSGFDGGYGSQGTFLHKSSDLLLNPSGWRRPRHRTSAAGSTQRADLYDGRLTEVEWEVPGFVSPPRCHGALHQDSFWSQALQDLETCGQSEILRELEASMTGSTLSLYLEETKTSEDPVFQSEISPIKSEKNQRNLNLSTGTRTVASRDKGDPCDALSPSALELHKVTVRRNLESRDFGFSVSDGLLEKGVYINVIRPDGPADRAGLKPFDRILQVNHVRTRDFDCCLAVPLILEAGGDLDLVISRNPLAAADCEDREDSLLCFSAHRTNTIAL; translated from the exons GAGCGACCAGCTGAATGTAGGCGACTACATCAAGTCGGTGAACGGCATCAACCTGTCGAAGCTCCGCCACGACGAGATCATCAGCCTGTTGAAGAACATCGGGgagcgggtggtgctggaggtggagtACGAGCTGCCTCCGTACG TCCAGAGCCCCTCAGGAGTCATCACCAAAACCATGGAAGTTTGTTTACACAAGGAGGGAAACAGCTTTGGCTTCGTAATCAGAG GAGGTTTTCATGAAGACTGGCACAGGTCCCGGCCTCTGGTGGTCACACAGGTTCGACCCGGGGGTCCTGCTGACAG AGAGGGCACGTTGAAGGCGGGCGACCGCGTATTGAGCATCGATGGGGCGCCTCTGAACAGAGAGAAGCACGCCGACGCGCTGACCATGCTGATGCAGAGCGGCCAGGAAGCGCTGTTCCTGATCGAGTACGACGTGTGTGTGATGG AGGCCGTGCAGCAGGCCTcaggccccctgctggtggagaTCATCAAGAGCTCGTCCGCTGGCCTGGGCATCAGCCTCACCACCGCCGTGTACCGGAGCAAGCAAGTCATTATCATTGACAAGATCAAAGCAGCCAGCGTGGGGGACAG GTGTGGAGCGCTGCACGTCGGCGACATCATCCTGTCCATCGACGGGACCGGCGCCGAGCTCTGCTCCCTGATGGAGGCCACGCAGCTGCTGGCCGGCGCCGGCGACAGCGTCAAGCTGGAGATCCTCCCCGCCAGCCAGAGCCGACTTCCTGTGCGGCCGCACGACGCAG TAAAAGTGCAGAAGAGCAACCATCACCACTGGgaccagagcagcagcggcttctgcccccccccccacggcagCCACTGCAAGACATGGAGCAGCCCCAGCCGCCCACAccaccagcaggaccactgcaAAC CCCTGGTGAGCGGTGGcttctccccttcctccacAGCCACCTCGGGCTTCAGCAGCCAGGGCAGCAGCACCCTGCCCTGCCCCGCCCAGCCGCTCGCCCCCACCAGCCCCCGCGGCTCCACCGGCCGCCGGAGGACCGGGAAGAAGGACCACAAGAGCTCAC TGTCTCTGGCGTCCAGTTCTGTCGGCCCGGGGGGGCAGGTTTTTCATGTGGAAACAAGCGAGATCCTCCTGAGGGGGGATCCGCTCACAGGTTTTGGGATCCAGCTGCAGGGCGGTGTCTTTGCCACAGAGACTCTGTCCGCTCCCCCAGTCATCCGCTTTATTGAGCCCGACAGCCCGGCTGAGAG gtgtgggctgctgcaggtcggAGACAGACTCTTGTCCATTAACGGGATCCCGACTGAAGATGGCACGCTGGAGGAAGCCCatcagctgctcagagactCTGCTCTGGCCAATAAGGTCACGCTGGAGATTGAGTTTGACGTTGCAG AGTCAGTTGTTCCCAGCAGCGGCACCTTCCACGTCAAACTACCCAAGAGACGAGATGTGGAGCTGGGCATCACCATCAGTG CAAGTAAGAAACCCGGCAAACCCCTCATCATCTCGGACATCAGAAAAGGAAGCATCGCCCACAG AACGGGCACCTTGGAGCCTGGAGACCGGCTGCTGGCCATCGACAGCGTGCGTCTGGAGAACTGCACCATGGAGGACGCCATGCACGTGCTGCAGCAGGCCGAGGACATGGTCCGCCTGCGGATCCAGAAGGACGAGGACAATATTG ATGAGCTGGAGATGTCAGGCTCCATAATCTACACGGTTGAGCTGAAGCGATTCAACGGACCTCTGGGCATCACGATATCCGGCACCGAGGAGCCGTTTGACCCCATTGTCATTTCTGGCCTGACCAAGAAAGGCCTGGCAGAGAG GACGGGGGCCATCCACGTCGGGGACAGGGTCCTGGCCATCAATGGGGTCAGTCTGAAGGGAAAGCCGCTGAGCGAGGccatccacctgctgcaggtggccgGAGAAGCCGTCACGCTCAAGATCAAGAAGAAGGCGGAGC gctgcGAGGCGCGGCCGCCTCAGGACCGAGAGGCCGTCTTTCTGAGCGACACCGAGGACGAGCTGAGCGACTCGCAGAGGACGGGGAGGCCGTCCGAGGCCTACGGCGCCACGGTGCCCAGCATCGACTCCGCCCTCAGCTCCTGGGACGGCTCCGGGTTCGACGGCGGCTACGGGAGCCAAG GGACGTTTCTCCACAAATCCTCGGACCTGCTGCTGAACCCGAGCGGCTGGAGGCGCCCCAGGCACAGAACCAGCGCCGCGGGCTCCACGCAGCGCGCGGACCTGTACGACGGGAGGCTCACGGAGGTGGAGTGGGAGGTCCCGGG ATTCGTCAGTCCGCCTCGTTGCCATGGCGCCCTGCACCAGGACAGCTTCTGGTCCCAGGCGCTGCAGGATCTGGAGACCTGTGGCCAGTCTGAGATTCTCAGGGAGCTGGAG GCTTCCATGACAGGCAGCACTCTCAGTCTGTACCTGGAGGAGACCAAGACCAGTGAAGACCCAGTGTTTCAGTCTGAAATCAGTCCCATTAAAAGTGAGAAGAACCAAAGGAACCTGAACCTGTCGACTGGGACCAGAACCGTAGCGTCCAGGGACAAAGGGGACCCCTGTGATGCTCTGTCCCCTTCAGCTCTGGAGCTGCACAAG GTGACCGTGAGGAGGAACCTCGAGAGCCGTGACTTTGGCTTCAGCGTCTCTGACGGGCTCCTGGAGAAGGGCGTTTACATCAACGTGATCCGGCCCGACGGCCCGGCGGACCGGGCCGGGCTCAAACCCTTCGACCGCATTCTTCAG GTGAACCACGTGAGGACCAGAGACTTTGACTGCTGTCTGGCGGTGCCTCTgatcctggaggccggcggcgaCCTGGACCTGGTCATTAGCAGGAATCCtctggcagcagcagactgCGAGGACCGCGAGGACTCCCTGCTGTGCTTCTCTGCCCACAGGACCAACACCATCGCTCTGTGA
- the LOC114858398 gene encoding glutamate receptor-interacting protein 2-like isoform X8 has protein sequence MLCGLRRDTKSSVADEYRGVTTVDLMKREGSSLGLTISGGSDKDGRPRVSNLRPGGLAARSDQLNVGDYIKSVNGINLSKLRHDEIISLLKNIGERVVLEVEYELPPYVQSPSGVITKTMEVCLHKEGNSFGFVIRGGFHEDWHRSRPLVVTQVRPGGPADREGTLKAGDRVLSIDGAPLNREKHADALTMLMQSGQEALFLIEYDVCVMEAVQQASGPLLVEIIKSSSAGLGISLTTAVYRSKQVIIIDKIKAASVGDRCGALHVGDIILSIDGTGAELCSLMEATQLLAGAGDSVKLEILPASQSRLPVRPHDAVKVQKSNHHHWDQSSSGFCPPPHGSHCKTWSSPSRPHHQQDHCKPLVSGGFSPSSTATSGFSSQGSSTLPCPAQPLAPTSPRGSTGRRRTGKKDHKSSLSLASSSVGPGGQVFHVETSEILLRGDPLTGFGIQLQGGVFATETLSAPPVIRFIEPDSPAERCGLLQVGDRLLSINGIPTEDGTLEEAHQLLRDSALANKVTLEIEFDVAESVVPSSGTFHVKLPKRRDVELGITISASKKPGKPLIISDIRKGSIAHRTGTLEPGDRLLAIDSVRLENCTMEDAMHVLQQAEDMVRLRIQKDEDNIDELEMSGSIIYTVELKRFNGPLGITISGTEEPFDPIVISGLTKKGLAERTGAIHVGDRVLAINGVSLKGKPLSEAIHLLQVAGEAVTLKIKKKAERCEARPPQDREAVFLSDTEDELSDSQRTGRPSEAYGATVPSIDSALSSWDGSGFDGGYGSQGTFLHKSSDLLLNPSGWRRPRHRTSAAGSTQRADLYDGRLTEVEWEVPGFVSPPRCHGALHQDSFWSQALQDLETCGQSEILRELEASMTGSTLSLYLEETKTSEDPVFQSEISPIKSEKNQRNLNLSTGTRTVASRDKGDPCDALSPSALELHKVTVRRNLESRDFGFSVSDGLLEKGVYINVIRPDGPADRAGLKPFDRILQVNHVRTRDFDCCLAVPLILEAGGDLDLVISRNPLAAADCEDREDSLLCFSAHRTNTIAL, from the exons GAGCGACCAGCTGAATGTAGGCGACTACATCAAGTCGGTGAACGGCATCAACCTGTCGAAGCTCCGCCACGACGAGATCATCAGCCTGTTGAAGAACATCGGGgagcgggtggtgctggaggtggagtACGAGCTGCCTCCGTACG TCCAGAGCCCCTCAGGAGTCATCACCAAAACCATGGAAGTTTGTTTACACAAGGAGGGAAACAGCTTTGGCTTCGTAATCAGAG GAGGTTTTCATGAAGACTGGCACAGGTCCCGGCCTCTGGTGGTCACACAGGTTCGACCCGGGGGTCCTGCTGACAG AGAGGGCACGTTGAAGGCGGGCGACCGCGTATTGAGCATCGATGGGGCGCCTCTGAACAGAGAGAAGCACGCCGACGCGCTGACCATGCTGATGCAGAGCGGCCAGGAAGCGCTGTTCCTGATCGAGTACGACGTGTGTGTGATGG AGGCCGTGCAGCAGGCCTcaggccccctgctggtggagaTCATCAAGAGCTCGTCCGCTGGCCTGGGCATCAGCCTCACCACCGCCGTGTACCGGAGCAAGCAAGTCATTATCATTGACAAGATCAAAGCAGCCAGCGTGGGGGACAG GTGTGGAGCGCTGCACGTCGGCGACATCATCCTGTCCATCGACGGGACCGGCGCCGAGCTCTGCTCCCTGATGGAGGCCACGCAGCTGCTGGCCGGCGCCGGCGACAGCGTCAAGCTGGAGATCCTCCCCGCCAGCCAGAGCCGACTTCCTGTGCGGCCGCACGACGCAG TAAAAGTGCAGAAGAGCAACCATCACCACTGGgaccagagcagcagcggcttctgcccccccccccacggcagCCACTGCAAGACATGGAGCAGCCCCAGCCGCCCACAccaccagcaggaccactgcaAAC CCCTGGTGAGCGGTGGcttctccccttcctccacAGCCACCTCGGGCTTCAGCAGCCAGGGCAGCAGCACCCTGCCCTGCCCCGCCCAGCCGCTCGCCCCCACCAGCCCCCGCGGCTCCACCGGCCGCCGGAGGACCGGGAAGAAGGACCACAAGAGCTCAC TGTCTCTGGCGTCCAGTTCTGTCGGCCCGGGGGGGCAGGTTTTTCATGTGGAAACAAGCGAGATCCTCCTGAGGGGGGATCCGCTCACAGGTTTTGGGATCCAGCTGCAGGGCGGTGTCTTTGCCACAGAGACTCTGTCCGCTCCCCCAGTCATCCGCTTTATTGAGCCCGACAGCCCGGCTGAGAG gtgtgggctgctgcaggtcggAGACAGACTCTTGTCCATTAACGGGATCCCGACTGAAGATGGCACGCTGGAGGAAGCCCatcagctgctcagagactCTGCTCTGGCCAATAAGGTCACGCTGGAGATTGAGTTTGACGTTGCAG AGTCAGTTGTTCCCAGCAGCGGCACCTTCCACGTCAAACTACCCAAGAGACGAGATGTGGAGCTGGGCATCACCATCAGTG CAAGTAAGAAACCCGGCAAACCCCTCATCATCTCGGACATCAGAAAAGGAAGCATCGCCCACAG AACGGGCACCTTGGAGCCTGGAGACCGGCTGCTGGCCATCGACAGCGTGCGTCTGGAGAACTGCACCATGGAGGACGCCATGCACGTGCTGCAGCAGGCCGAGGACATGGTCCGCCTGCGGATCCAGAAGGACGAGGACAATATTG ATGAGCTGGAGATGTCAGGCTCCATAATCTACACGGTTGAGCTGAAGCGATTCAACGGACCTCTGGGCATCACGATATCCGGCACCGAGGAGCCGTTTGACCCCATTGTCATTTCTGGCCTGACCAAGAAAGGCCTGGCAGAGAG GACGGGGGCCATCCACGTCGGGGACAGGGTCCTGGCCATCAATGGGGTCAGTCTGAAGGGAAAGCCGCTGAGCGAGGccatccacctgctgcaggtggccgGAGAAGCCGTCACGCTCAAGATCAAGAAGAAGGCGGAGC gctgcGAGGCGCGGCCGCCTCAGGACCGAGAGGCCGTCTTTCTGAGCGACACCGAGGACGAGCTGAGCGACTCGCAGAGGACGGGGAGGCCGTCCGAGGCCTACGGCGCCACGGTGCCCAGCATCGACTCCGCCCTCAGCTCCTGGGACGGCTCCGGGTTCGACGGCGGCTACGGGAGCCAAG GGACGTTTCTCCACAAATCCTCGGACCTGCTGCTGAACCCGAGCGGCTGGAGGCGCCCCAGGCACAGAACCAGCGCCGCGGGCTCCACGCAGCGCGCGGACCTGTACGACGGGAGGCTCACGGAGGTGGAGTGGGAGGTCCCGGG ATTCGTCAGTCCGCCTCGTTGCCATGGCGCCCTGCACCAGGACAGCTTCTGGTCCCAGGCGCTGCAGGATCTGGAGACCTGTGGCCAGTCTGAGATTCTCAGGGAGCTGGAG GCTTCCATGACAGGCAGCACTCTCAGTCTGTACCTGGAGGAGACCAAGACCAGTGAAGACCCAGTGTTTCAGTCTGAAATCAGTCCCATTAAAAGTGAGAAGAACCAAAGGAACCTGAACCTGTCGACTGGGACCAGAACCGTAGCGTCCAGGGACAAAGGGGACCCCTGTGATGCTCTGTCCCCTTCAGCTCTGGAGCTGCACAAG GTGACCGTGAGGAGGAACCTCGAGAGCCGTGACTTTGGCTTCAGCGTCTCTGACGGGCTCCTGGAGAAGGGCGTTTACATCAACGTGATCCGGCCCGACGGCCCGGCGGACCGGGCCGGGCTCAAACCCTTCGACCGCATTCTTCAG GTGAACCACGTGAGGACCAGAGACTTTGACTGCTGTCTGGCGGTGCCTCTgatcctggaggccggcggcgaCCTGGACCTGGTCATTAGCAGGAATCCtctggcagcagcagactgCGAGGACCGCGAGGACTCCCTGCTGTGCTTCTCTGCCCACAGGACCAACACCATCGCTCTGTGA
- the LOC114858398 gene encoding glutamate receptor-interacting protein 2-like isoform X10 gives MEVCLHKEGNSFGFVIRGGFHEDWHRSRPLVVTQVRPGGPADREGTLKAGDRVLSIDGAPLNREKHADALTMLMQSGQEALFLIEYDVCVMEAVQQASGPLLVEIIKSSSAGLGISLTTAVYRSKQVIIIDKIKAASVGDRCGALHVGDIILSIDGTGAELCSLMEATQLLAGAGDSVKLEILPASQSRLPVRPHDAVKVQKSNHHHWDQSSSGFCPPPHGSHCKTWSSPSRPHHQQDHCKPLVSGGFSPSSTATSGFSSQGSSTLPCPAQPLAPTSPRGSTGRRRTGKKDHKSSLSLASSSVGPGGQVFHVETSEILLRGDPLTGFGIQLQGGVFATETLSAPPVIRFIEPDSPAERCGLLQVGDRLLSINGIPTEDGTLEEAHQLLRDSALANKVTLEIEFDVAESVVPSSGTFHVKLPKRRDVELGITISASKKPGKPLIISDIRKGSIAHRTGTLEPGDRLLAIDSVRLENCTMEDAMHVLQQAEDMVRLRIQKDEDNIDELEMSGSIIYTVELKRFNGPLGITISGTEEPFDPIVISGLTKKGLAERTGAIHVGDRVLAINGVSLKGKPLSEAIHLLQVAGEAVTLKIKKKAERCEARPPQDREAVFLSDTEDELSDSQRTGRPSEAYGATVPSIDSALSSWDGSGFDGGYGSQGTFLHKSSDLLLNPSGWRRPRHRTSAAGSTQRADLYDGRLTEVEWEVPGFVSPPRCHGALHQDSFWSQALQDLETCGQSEILRELEASMTGSTLSLYLEETKTSEDPVFQSEISPIKSEKNQRNLNLSTGTRTVASRDKGDPCDALSPSALELHKVTVRRNLESRDFGFSVSDGLLEKGVYINVIRPDGPADRAGLKPFDRILQVNHVRTRDFDCCLAVPLILEAGGDLDLVISRNPLAAADCEDREDSLLCFSAHRTNTIAL, from the exons ATGGAAGTTTGTTTACACAAGGAGGGAAACAGCTTTGGCTTCGTAATCAGAG GAGGTTTTCATGAAGACTGGCACAGGTCCCGGCCTCTGGTGGTCACACAGGTTCGACCCGGGGGTCCTGCTGACAG AGAGGGCACGTTGAAGGCGGGCGACCGCGTATTGAGCATCGATGGGGCGCCTCTGAACAGAGAGAAGCACGCCGACGCGCTGACCATGCTGATGCAGAGCGGCCAGGAAGCGCTGTTCCTGATCGAGTACGACGTGTGTGTGATGG AGGCCGTGCAGCAGGCCTcaggccccctgctggtggagaTCATCAAGAGCTCGTCCGCTGGCCTGGGCATCAGCCTCACCACCGCCGTGTACCGGAGCAAGCAAGTCATTATCATTGACAAGATCAAAGCAGCCAGCGTGGGGGACAG GTGTGGAGCGCTGCACGTCGGCGACATCATCCTGTCCATCGACGGGACCGGCGCCGAGCTCTGCTCCCTGATGGAGGCCACGCAGCTGCTGGCCGGCGCCGGCGACAGCGTCAAGCTGGAGATCCTCCCCGCCAGCCAGAGCCGACTTCCTGTGCGGCCGCACGACGCAG TAAAAGTGCAGAAGAGCAACCATCACCACTGGgaccagagcagcagcggcttctgcccccccccccacggcagCCACTGCAAGACATGGAGCAGCCCCAGCCGCCCACAccaccagcaggaccactgcaAAC CCCTGGTGAGCGGTGGcttctccccttcctccacAGCCACCTCGGGCTTCAGCAGCCAGGGCAGCAGCACCCTGCCCTGCCCCGCCCAGCCGCTCGCCCCCACCAGCCCCCGCGGCTCCACCGGCCGCCGGAGGACCGGGAAGAAGGACCACAAGAGCTCAC TGTCTCTGGCGTCCAGTTCTGTCGGCCCGGGGGGGCAGGTTTTTCATGTGGAAACAAGCGAGATCCTCCTGAGGGGGGATCCGCTCACAGGTTTTGGGATCCAGCTGCAGGGCGGTGTCTTTGCCACAGAGACTCTGTCCGCTCCCCCAGTCATCCGCTTTATTGAGCCCGACAGCCCGGCTGAGAG gtgtgggctgctgcaggtcggAGACAGACTCTTGTCCATTAACGGGATCCCGACTGAAGATGGCACGCTGGAGGAAGCCCatcagctgctcagagactCTGCTCTGGCCAATAAGGTCACGCTGGAGATTGAGTTTGACGTTGCAG AGTCAGTTGTTCCCAGCAGCGGCACCTTCCACGTCAAACTACCCAAGAGACGAGATGTGGAGCTGGGCATCACCATCAGTG CAAGTAAGAAACCCGGCAAACCCCTCATCATCTCGGACATCAGAAAAGGAAGCATCGCCCACAG AACGGGCACCTTGGAGCCTGGAGACCGGCTGCTGGCCATCGACAGCGTGCGTCTGGAGAACTGCACCATGGAGGACGCCATGCACGTGCTGCAGCAGGCCGAGGACATGGTCCGCCTGCGGATCCAGAAGGACGAGGACAATATTG ATGAGCTGGAGATGTCAGGCTCCATAATCTACACGGTTGAGCTGAAGCGATTCAACGGACCTCTGGGCATCACGATATCCGGCACCGAGGAGCCGTTTGACCCCATTGTCATTTCTGGCCTGACCAAGAAAGGCCTGGCAGAGAG GACGGGGGCCATCCACGTCGGGGACAGGGTCCTGGCCATCAATGGGGTCAGTCTGAAGGGAAAGCCGCTGAGCGAGGccatccacctgctgcaggtggccgGAGAAGCCGTCACGCTCAAGATCAAGAAGAAGGCGGAGC gctgcGAGGCGCGGCCGCCTCAGGACCGAGAGGCCGTCTTTCTGAGCGACACCGAGGACGAGCTGAGCGACTCGCAGAGGACGGGGAGGCCGTCCGAGGCCTACGGCGCCACGGTGCCCAGCATCGACTCCGCCCTCAGCTCCTGGGACGGCTCCGGGTTCGACGGCGGCTACGGGAGCCAAG GGACGTTTCTCCACAAATCCTCGGACCTGCTGCTGAACCCGAGCGGCTGGAGGCGCCCCAGGCACAGAACCAGCGCCGCGGGCTCCACGCAGCGCGCGGACCTGTACGACGGGAGGCTCACGGAGGTGGAGTGGGAGGTCCCGGG ATTCGTCAGTCCGCCTCGTTGCCATGGCGCCCTGCACCAGGACAGCTTCTGGTCCCAGGCGCTGCAGGATCTGGAGACCTGTGGCCAGTCTGAGATTCTCAGGGAGCTGGAG GCTTCCATGACAGGCAGCACTCTCAGTCTGTACCTGGAGGAGACCAAGACCAGTGAAGACCCAGTGTTTCAGTCTGAAATCAGTCCCATTAAAAGTGAGAAGAACCAAAGGAACCTGAACCTGTCGACTGGGACCAGAACCGTAGCGTCCAGGGACAAAGGGGACCCCTGTGATGCTCTGTCCCCTTCAGCTCTGGAGCTGCACAAG GTGACCGTGAGGAGGAACCTCGAGAGCCGTGACTTTGGCTTCAGCGTCTCTGACGGGCTCCTGGAGAAGGGCGTTTACATCAACGTGATCCGGCCCGACGGCCCGGCGGACCGGGCCGGGCTCAAACCCTTCGACCGCATTCTTCAG GTGAACCACGTGAGGACCAGAGACTTTGACTGCTGTCTGGCGGTGCCTCTgatcctggaggccggcggcgaCCTGGACCTGGTCATTAGCAGGAATCCtctggcagcagcagactgCGAGGACCGCGAGGACTCCCTGCTGTGCTTCTCTGCCCACAGGACCAACACCATCGCTCTGTGA